In a genomic window of Primulina huaijiensis isolate GDHJ02 chromosome 10, ASM1229523v2, whole genome shotgun sequence:
- the LOC140986606 gene encoding secreted RxLR effector protein 161-like, with the protein MNQKEKLCEDDGTDKVNEEFFRSLVGCLMYLTTKRPDIMNAVSILSRFMHCPSEVHLRAAKRVIRYVKSTIDLGVKFTKSKEFKLVGFSDSDWGGSADDMKSTSGYCFSFGAGIFSWCSRKQENVVQSTAEAEFIVAASAVNQAIWLRKILTDLNMEPKKSTEIFVDNQAAIAISKNPVFHGKTKHFNIKLFFVREVQKEDVVTLLYCKSEDQLADSFTKPLPFNRFEVLRQKIGVCSS; encoded by the coding sequence ATGAATCAAAAGGAAAAGTTGTGTGAAGACGATGGTACTGATAAAGTGAATGAAGAATTTTTTAGAAGCTTGGTGGGATGCTTGATGTATTTGACAACAAAAAGACCAGACATTATGAATGCAGTAAGTATTCTATCTAGATTTATGCATTGTCCAAGTGAGGTACATCTAAGGGCTGCCAAGAGGGTGATTCGATATGTTAAAAGTACAATTGATCTTGGAGTCAAGTTCACAAAAAGCAAGGAATTCAAGCTAGTAGGATTCTCAGATAGTGATTGGGGAGGATCAGCTGATGACATGAAAAGCACCTCAGGTTATTGCTTTAGTTTTGGGGCTGGCATTTTTTCATGGTGTTCtagaaaacaagaaaatgtgGTACAGTCCACTGCAGAGGCCGAATTCATTGTTGCAGCCTCAGCTGTCAATCAAGCAATATGGTTGAGGAAAATTCTAACAGATCTCAACATGGAGCCAAAGAAAAGCACTGAAATTTTTGTTGACAACCAAGCAGCCATTGCTATCTCAAAAAATCCAGTGTTTCATGGGAAAACTAAGCATTTCAACATTAAGTTGTTCTTTGTGAGAGAAGTACAGAAAGAAGATGTTGTAACACTGCTCTACTGCAAGTCTGAAGATCAACTGGCAGATTCATTCACAAAGCCACTACCTTTCAACAGGTTTGAGGTTCTTAGGCAGAAAATTGGAGTTTGCAGTTCCTAA